TAAAAAATTATGTGGGTAAAGTAACTAAATCTAAAACTCATTTATCTTTTGCATTAGATATAAAAGAGAAATTAGACATAAGATTAGATAAACTTTATGGGTATGTAAAGTTAAATCAAGATATTAATAAAAATTCGTATAAGTACATTGATATGAAAGAAAAAATAAATAGAGTATATAAAGAATACTCTAATATATGTTCGAATTTAGAGTTAGAAATACTTAAACTATCAGATAAAGAATATAATAAATTTATGGATGATAAAAAACTAAATAAAAATTATGGTATGTACTTAAAAGAGATTAGAAGATCTAAAGATTATTATTTAGATGAAAATTCAGAACGATTACTTTCTAATACATCATCTATATCCTCTTTGCCAGGACAAGTTTATGAATTATTTAAAAATATGGACAAAAAAACAAATTTTAATTCAGCCGAGTATAAAACAGCTTTAGAAAGTTCAGATAGAAATGAGAGAAAAAGTGCATATCAAAATGAGTTTATTGCTTATAATGATAATATAAACACACTCTCAGGATTACTTATAGGTCAAGTTAAAAAGAATGTATTTTATTCTTCTGAAAGAGGATATAAATCATCTTTAGATATGTATTTAAAAAGTGATGATATAGATGAGAAAGTTTATAATAAATTAATTGATACTGTAAATGACAATCTAGGAAGTCTTCATAAATATGTAAGTTTAAGAAAAAAAGTATTAAACTTAGATAAAGTATATTATTATGATATGTTTACACCAATGGTAGAAGTTGTTGATGATAATCTAACTTATGATAAAGCTCAAGGAATAATATATGCAGCGTTATCTCCTTTAGGCAAAGAATATGGAGATGTAATTTATAAAGCATTTAATGAAAAGTGGATAGATGCTTTTGCTAATGATAATAAAGTGAGTGGAGCATACTGTTTATCTATATATGGAAACCATCCTTATGTATTGCTTAACTACAATAATTCATTAGGGTCAGTATCAACATTAGCTCATGAATTAGGACATGCAGTATATGAATATATGAGTTCTAAAAATCAAAATTATTTTAACTCAAATCCATCTATATTTACTCACGAAGTAGCATCAACTACTAATGAAGCTTTACTATATGAGATGCTTATAAAAAATGCAGAAAATGATCAACAAAAATCATATTATATAACTCAATATTTAGATTTAATAAAAGATACTTTATATGTTCAAACTATGTATGCAGAATTTGAGAAAACAATACATGAATTAGTTGAAAATAATAAGAGTATAAATGCATTAGTTTTAGATGATATATGGGGACAATTACTAACAAAATATTATGGTAAAGATTATGAACTAGATCAATTAGCTAAAGTTGGTTGGTCAAGAATACCGCATTTTTATAATAGCTTTTATGTTTATAAATATGCTACAGGTTGTAGTGCAGGAGTAAGTTTTGCTGAAGATATATTAAAGAATGGATCTGATAATTATATAAACTTCCTTAAAAAAGGAGGATCTGATTATCCAATTCAGGTTTTAAAAGATGCAGGAGTTAATTTAACAAGTACAAAGCCTATAGAAGATACTATAAATAAGTTTGATTCTTTAGTTAAAGAACTGGATCAGCTAGTGGGAAAATAATTTAAATGACAATATAAAGTCTTGATGCTAAAATATAAATAAAGTTCTAGCATCAGGACTTTATTTATTAATAAGAGAATGAAGATACATATAATGTATTTTAATTAAAATAATACAGAATTAAGAGGGGACTAACAATGCAAAAAAAAGTAAGAAAAGCAGTTATACCTGCAGCAGGATTAGGAACTAGATTTTTGCCTGCAACTAAGGCACAACCTAAGGAAATGTTACCGATAGTTGATAAACCAACATTACAATATATAATAGAAGAAGCTGTTGCTTCAGGCATAGAAGAAATACTTATAATAACAGGAAGAAATAAAAAATCTATAGAAGATCACTTTGATAAATCTGTAGAATTAGAGTTAGAATTAGAGAATAAAGGGAAAAAGGAATTATTAGAAATAGTTCAAAATATATCTAATATGATAAATATACATTATATAAGACAAAAAGAACCTAGAGGCTTAGGAGACGCTATATACTGTGCTAGACATTTTATAGGGGATGAGCCATTTGCTGTGATGTTAGGTGACGATATAGTTGATAATGAAGTACCTTGTTTAAAACAGCTTATGAATGCATATGAAGAATATAGAACTACAATATTAGGTGTTCAAACAGTTGATGCTAAGGACACAAATAAATATGGTATAATAGGTGCAAAATATATAGAAGATAAAGTATATAAAGTAAAAGATTTAGTTGAAAAGCCAGAACAAGGTAAGGCTCCATCAAATATAGCTATTTTAGGTAGGTATATAATAACTCCTGAAATATTTGATGTGCTAGAAACGTTGCCTCCAGGTAAAAATGGAGAGGTTCAACTTACAGATGCATTAAGAATGTTATCAAAAAAAGAAGCAATGTATGCTTATGATTTTGATGGAGTAAGATATGATGTTGGAGACAAGCTTGGGTTCTTAAAGGCTACAGTAGACTTTGCATTAAAAAGACCAGATTTAAAAGATGATTTTATACAATATTTAAAAGAAGTGTGTGTAAGATTTGATAAGAAAATAACTGAAATTGAATAATAACGGAGTGATAATATGAGTAGTAAGATGCAAAAACAAAAGAAAAGAAATAAAATGATAGCACTATTTATAGTAATAACTTTAGTAGTTTCTAGTATGACGGCTTTATTAAGTGTAATAGCATCTATGTTATAAAGAATTAGGACTATATCCATATGGATATAGTCCTTTTGTATGTTAAAAAATATATTTAATTTATGATAAAACACAATTGTATTTAAGTATTAGTTTAGTTGAAATAAAATTTTTATAACATGTATATAGCAGAACTATAAGTAATGTATCTGATAATTTTAAATATAGTATACTAATTAATAAAAAAATATATAAACGTTTACTAATTAAGATATATGGTATATAATTTTCATTGATAACACTAACGGAGGAGATGGATATTATGGATAGAAATTTAGCACTAGAACTTGTTAGGGTAACTGAAGCTGCAGCTTTAGCGTCGTCAAAATTTATGGGGAAAGGCGATAAAAATGGAGCTGATGGAGCAGCAGTAGAAGCAATGAGAAGGGCTTTTGAGTCAGTAAATATAAGTGGAGAAGTAGTTATAGGAGAAGGTGAACTTGATGAAGCTCCAATGTTATATATTGGCGAGAAAGTAGGTAAGAGCGCTAGTGATAGTATTGAGGTTGATATAGCTGTTGATCCATTAGATGGGACAACTTTAATAGCGAAAGGTCTACCGAATGTTATATCTGTAATAGCAATAGGGTCTAAGGGGAGTTTATTAAATGCTCCAGATACATATATGAAAAAAATAGTAGTAGGACCAGGAGCTAAGGGTGCTATTGACTTAAATAAAACAGCTGAAGAAAATATAATTGCTGTGTCTAAAGCATTAGGAAAAAAGACAAATCAAATGACAATAGCAGTTCAAGATAGAGAAAGACATAATTATATAATTGATGCAGCTAGGAAATTAGGAACAAGGATTCAAATGTTTGGAGATGGAGATGTAGCTACTGCAATAGCAACTTGTTTTGATGAAACAGGAATAGACATGATGATGGGTATTGGTGGAGGCCCAGAAGGTGTAATAACAGCAGCTGCTATAAAATGTATGGGTGGAGATATGCAAGCTCAAATATATCCATTAAGTGAACAAGAAGTAAATAGATGTTATGAATTAGGGTTTACAGATGAGGAATTAGAAAAAGTATTAACTATTGATGACTTAGCAAAAGGAGATAATTTATTCTTTGCTGCAACTGGTATAACAGAAGGTGATTTATTAAGTGGAGTAAAGCATATTGGAGGTAACAGAGCGAAAACTCAATCAGTAGTAATGAGAGCAAAAACAGGAACTATAAGATTTGTTGATGCTATTCATAGTTTAGATAAAAATGATATATTAGTTGATTTAATGAAAAAATATAGTATAGAATAAATTTAAAACAAGGAGCTATTTCTGATTGGGGATTAGCTCCTATATTGATTATAAAAAGTAAAAAGTTATTATGAGATTTATATAAATAATATTGTAGAAATAAAAAATAGTATATATATTTTTTTACGCTTAAGGATATTATAATACTTAAAAAAATGTGGATAAATTCTGAATGTAAGTAATATCAACAAATTGGTTTTGAGCGTAAAAAGATTTTGAAATACTTCGCCCACGCAGTGGCTCAAGCAACGGACGAAGTCGTTGGCGACATGAAGTGTTTCGCCGACACGTTGCTCAAGCGAAGTGAATTTTTTATATATTTCGAAAATTAGTATATGATAGTTTAAAATTTTTTTAAATAGTATAAAATATATAATAGATAATTAGGTTATATATTTAGTTTATTTATTGACCACACATATTAATGATGATATTATTAAAATTAATTATTAATTAAACTTTTCTTTTTCACACCTTTGATTTCCAAAAAAGATAAAGATACATATTTATATGATAGATGAGGAGGATTTTTTTGAATTTAGATCAAATAGCATTAGATGAATTAGGTAGTAAAACATTAACTCAACTTAGAGATATAGCTAAAGAAATAGGTATAAAATCTGTGAGTAAATATAAAAAGAATGAATTAATTGAACTTATAAATGAAAATATAAAAAAAGAAGAGTCTATTGAAATAAAAACAAATACAGTACAAGAAAAGAAAATAGAGAAAAATGAGAACGTAGAAAATAAAAGTTATGTAAGGCCTTATGAAAAGAGAAATACGGATAGAAATACAGAAAATAGATATCAAAGAAATGAAAATAAATCATCAAATACAGAGTATGTAAATGTAAGAGATAATAAAGGATACTATACACCTAAGGTTGTTGAAGAATCTAAAATAGTAGATGAATTCAATACGTCAAAAGATGATGAAGTAATGGGCGTTTTAGAAATATTACCAGATGGATTTGGATTTTTAAGGGGATCGAATTATTTATCAACAGAAGGGGATGTATATGTGTCACCATCTCAAATAAGAAGATTTAATATGAAGACTGGGGATAAGGTAAAGGGGATAACTAGACATCCTAAAACAGGAGAGAAGTTTAGAGCTCTTTTATATGTTCAAAAAATAAATGATGAGAACCCAGAAACTGCAATACAAAGAAAAGCATTTGAGTTATTAACTCCTATATATCCAGAAGAAAGATTAACATTAGAAAGAAGCCAAAGTGACATAGCTACAAGACTTATAGACTTAATATCACCTATAGGGAAAGGTCAAAGAGGATTAATAGTAGCTCCTCCTAAGGCTGGTAAGACTAGCTTACTAAAAAATGTTGCAAATAGTATAGCTAAAAATCATCCCAATGTTGAATTAATAGTTCTTCTTATTGATGAAAGACCTGAAGAGGTTACAGATATGAGAGAATCTATAAATGGAGATGTTATATACTCTACTTTTGATCAAGTATCAAGTCACCATGTTAAGGTTGCTGAAATGGTTTTAAATAGAGCTCAAAGATTAGTTGAGCATGGTAAAGATGTTGTAATACTTTTAGATAGTATTACAAGACTTGCAAGAGCTTATAACCTTACGATATCTCCAACAGGTAGAACTTTATCGGGAGGTTTAGATCCGGGGGCTTTACATGGACCTAAAAAGTTCTTTGGTGCAGCAAGAAACATAAGACAAGGTGGATCTCTTACAATACTTGCAACTGCATTAGTTGAAACTGGATCAAGAATGGATGATGTAAT
The Romboutsia ilealis genome window above contains:
- the galU gene encoding UTP--glucose-1-phosphate uridylyltransferase GalU, with protein sequence MQKKVRKAVIPAAGLGTRFLPATKAQPKEMLPIVDKPTLQYIIEEAVASGIEEILIITGRNKKSIEDHFDKSVELELELENKGKKELLEIVQNISNMINIHYIRQKEPRGLGDAIYCARHFIGDEPFAVMLGDDIVDNEVPCLKQLMNAYEEYRTTILGVQTVDAKDTNKYGIIGAKYIEDKVYKVKDLVEKPEQGKAPSNIAILGRYIITPEIFDVLETLPPGKNGEVQLTDALRMLSKKEAMYAYDFDGVRYDVGDKLGFLKATVDFALKRPDLKDDFIQYLKEVCVRFDKKITEIE
- the pepF gene encoding oligoendopeptidase F, which encodes MNKKLVKLIIPLCIFILFAVILLQKANNRYNKTEVIEAMVNNEEENDKIDNKSKIDYSQTSWNLQNLYKSEDEWNNELKKFTSDTRELKNYVGKVTKSKTHLSFALDIKEKLDIRLDKLYGYVKLNQDINKNSYKYIDMKEKINRVYKEYSNICSNLELEILKLSDKEYNKFMDDKKLNKNYGMYLKEIRRSKDYYLDENSERLLSNTSSISSLPGQVYELFKNMDKKTNFNSAEYKTALESSDRNERKSAYQNEFIAYNDNINTLSGLLIGQVKKNVFYSSERGYKSSLDMYLKSDDIDEKVYNKLIDTVNDNLGSLHKYVSLRKKVLNLDKVYYYDMFTPMVEVVDDNLTYDKAQGIIYAALSPLGKEYGDVIYKAFNEKWIDAFANDNKVSGAYCLSIYGNHPYVLLNYNNSLGSVSTLAHELGHAVYEYMSSKNQNYFNSNPSIFTHEVASTTNEALLYEMLIKNAENDQQKSYYITQYLDLIKDTLYVQTMYAEFEKTIHELVENNKSINALVLDDIWGQLLTKYYGKDYELDQLAKVGWSRIPHFYNSFYVYKYATGCSAGVSFAEDILKNGSDNYINFLKKGGSDYPIQVLKDAGVNLTSTKPIEDTINKFDSLVKELDQLVGK
- the glpX gene encoding class II fructose-bisphosphatase, producing MDRNLALELVRVTEAAALASSKFMGKGDKNGADGAAVEAMRRAFESVNISGEVVIGEGELDEAPMLYIGEKVGKSASDSIEVDIAVDPLDGTTLIAKGLPNVISVIAIGSKGSLLNAPDTYMKKIVVGPGAKGAIDLNKTAEENIIAVSKALGKKTNQMTIAVQDRERHNYIIDAARKLGTRIQMFGDGDVATAIATCFDETGIDMMMGIGGGPEGVITAAAIKCMGGDMQAQIYPLSEQEVNRCYELGFTDEELEKVLTIDDLAKGDNLFFAATGITEGDLLSGVKHIGGNRAKTQSVVMRAKTGTIRFVDAIHSLDKNDILVDLMKKYSIE
- the rho gene encoding transcription termination factor Rho, which encodes MRRIFLNLDQIALDELGSKTLTQLRDIAKEIGIKSVSKYKKNELIELINENIKKEESIEIKTNTVQEKKIEKNENVENKSYVRPYEKRNTDRNTENRYQRNENKSSNTEYVNVRDNKGYYTPKVVEESKIVDEFNTSKDDEVMGVLEILPDGFGFLRGSNYLSTEGDVYVSPSQIRRFNMKTGDKVKGITRHPKTGEKFRALLYVQKINDENPETAIQRKAFELLTPIYPEERLTLERSQSDIATRLIDLISPIGKGQRGLIVAPPKAGKTSLLKNVANSIAKNHPNVELIVLLIDERPEEVTDMRESINGDVIYSTFDQVSSHHVKVAEMVLNRAQRLVEHGKDVVILLDSITRLARAYNLTISPTGRTLSGGLDPGALHGPKKFFGAARNIRQGGSLTILATALVETGSRMDDVIFEEFKGTGNMELNLDRKLAEKRIFPAVDIYKSGTRREDLLLTEEEKTALWKLRREMSNNSVLEVTDKVIELLKKTKNNDEFIKSIKGL